Proteins found in one Primulina eburnea isolate SZY01 chromosome 16, ASM2296580v1, whole genome shotgun sequence genomic segment:
- the LOC140817351 gene encoding probable transmembrane ascorbate ferrireductase 4: MAAVLFSPFYVLLFARISAFLVAILVITWALHFQASFIPLSPSQEDLIYAVMHPLLMVIGFILISGEAILVYRWLPGSRNLKKSVHLCLQGVALGCGIFGIWTKFHGQDGIVANFYSLHSWMGLICISMFGAQWLFGFMNFWHKGEVRTTRLKVLPWHVFLGLYTYGLAVVTAETGLLEKLTLLQANPDVTKRGPESSIVNGLGLSLVLVSSVVILAAVLPKHQTPKPKAMF, translated from the exons ATGGCTGCAGTCTTATTCTCACCATTTTATGTCTTACTTTTTGCAAGAATTTCAGCTTTTTTAGTGGCAATTCTTGTTATTACATGGGCTCTTCACTTCCAAGCCAGCTTCATTCCACTTTCCCCTTCCCAAGAAGATCTCATTTATGCT GTGATGCATCCTTTGTTAATGGTGATTGGTTTCATACTCATTAGTGGAGAAG CCATCTTGGTGTACAGATGGCTCCCTGGTTCAAGAAATTTGAAGAAATCAGTGCATTTGTGTCTTCAAGGTGTAGCTCTAGGCTGTGGGATTTTTGGTATCTGGACTAAATTTCATGGACAAGATGGGATTGTGGCTAATTTTTATAGTTTGCATTCATGGATGGGTTTGATCTGTATCTCTATGTTTGGTGCTCAG TGGTTGTTTGGTTTCATGAACTTTTGGCATAAAGGAGAGGTTCGGACAACAAGGCTAAAGGTGCTCCCTTGGCACGTCTTCCTCGGTCTATACACTTACGGTTTGGCAGTGGTGACAGCTGAGACGGGGCTTCTTGAGAAGTTGACTTTGTTGCAAGCCAATCCAGATGTAACAAAGCGTGGTCCTGAGTCGTCGATTGTGAATGGTTTGGGACTCAGTTTGGTTCTTGTGAGCAGCGTCGTGATTCTTGCTGCGGTATTGCCAAAACACCAAACGCCTAAACCTAAGGCCATGTTTTGA
- the LOC140815980 gene encoding uncharacterized protein, translated as MVRHMPNSTGESFSPIPLAIGLFVSASLLVGLCAKHATQVRRKHAEANTNTPDHKSPLRSPKQLITLSHQAMMHLLKKPAGPESDACINIGGKEEVGLWQKAILMGEKCQPPEFSGAIYYDYSGNRIPEMPKSPKASPLRTFAFHVEKDDGLVC; from the coding sequence ATGGTCCGGCATATGCCAAATTCCACAGGTGAAAGCTTCTCTCCGATCCCATTAGCAATAGGACTGTTTGTTTCCGCCTCCCTTCTCGTGGGTCTCTGTGCAAAACATGCAACACAAGTCCGAAGAAAACATGCGGAAGCAAACACCAACACGCCGGACCACAAGTCACCATTAAGATCACCTAAGCAGCTGATAACCTTAAGCCACCAGGCTATGATGCATTTGCTTAAGAAACCTGCAGGACCTGAATCTGATGCATGTATCAATATTGGTGGGAAAGAAGAGGTGGGGTTGTGGCAGAAGGCGATCTTGATGGGGGAGAAATGCCAACCGCCGGAGTTTTCGGGGGCCATTTATTATGATTATTCCGGGAATAGGATACCGGAGATGCCTAAGTCGCCGAAAGCAAGTCCTCTGAGGACTTTTGCTTTTCATGTGGAAAAGGATGATGGTTTGGTCTGCTGA